A genomic region of Gemmata massiliana contains the following coding sequences:
- a CDS encoding DUF417 family protein translates to MNRINQVFELAARADKFGVALTRVGLIVVLVWIGGLKIYKYEDEGIVPFVANSPLMNFFYQQPAGEYRKHMNREGELVPANREWHEQNRTYLFAYGLGSVIVAYGVLIALHPVFPRVAAVGSFLVFVMSFATLSFLITTPETWVPPLGSTEHGFPLLSGAGRLVIKDAIMMGAAVVTMADSAKAYLRKRDAKSAVATATINAEPATAV, encoded by the coding sequence ATGAACCGGATCAACCAAGTGTTCGAGCTGGCCGCACGAGCGGATAAGTTTGGGGTCGCCCTCACCCGCGTCGGGCTGATTGTGGTGCTGGTGTGGATCGGTGGCCTCAAGATCTACAAGTACGAGGACGAGGGAATCGTCCCGTTCGTGGCCAACAGTCCTCTCATGAACTTCTTCTACCAGCAACCCGCGGGCGAATACCGTAAACACATGAATCGCGAGGGCGAGCTGGTGCCCGCCAACCGCGAATGGCACGAGCAGAACCGGACGTACCTGTTCGCTTACGGTCTCGGTTCGGTGATCGTCGCTTACGGTGTCCTCATCGCGCTCCACCCGGTGTTCCCACGAGTCGCGGCCGTCGGCAGTTTCCTGGTGTTCGTGATGTCGTTCGCGACGCTGTCGTTCCTCATCACGACTCCCGAAACTTGGGTTCCGCCGCTCGGAAGCACGGAGCACGGCTTTCCGCTTCTGTCCGGCGCCGGTCGGCTCGTTATCAAGGACGCAATTATGATGGGCGCCGCAGTGGTTACAATGGCCGATTCTGCAAAAGCATATTTGCGAAAGCGGGACGCGAAGTCGGCAGTCGCAACCGCGACAATCAACGCAGAGCCTGCGACCGCGGTCTAA
- a CDS encoding HAD family hydrolase, whose product MPIKTVIFDFGNVIAFFDHGRAVARLADYTDMDPVELALVLYGSAIEDDYERGAINTAEYIREAKLNGRLTCTDEQFVAAFVDIFWQNDEVCSLIPLLKPKYRVVLASNTTQAHFDAYTRQFANVLAHFDELGTSFKSRARKPEPAFFADVHRHAQADPGECVFVDDLPTNVEAAEKFGWKGVVYRADGTLRDKLRAAGVDVGTT is encoded by the coding sequence ATGCCAATCAAGACGGTGATTTTCGACTTCGGGAACGTGATCGCCTTTTTCGACCACGGTCGCGCGGTCGCGCGCCTCGCGGACTACACCGACATGGACCCGGTGGAACTCGCGCTCGTGCTGTACGGGAGCGCGATCGAGGACGACTACGAGCGCGGGGCCATTAATACCGCGGAGTACATTCGCGAGGCGAAGCTCAACGGGCGGCTCACTTGCACCGACGAGCAGTTCGTCGCGGCGTTCGTGGACATCTTCTGGCAAAACGATGAAGTGTGCTCGCTGATCCCGCTACTGAAGCCCAAGTATCGCGTGGTGCTCGCGAGTAATACCACGCAGGCGCACTTCGATGCGTACACGCGGCAGTTCGCGAACGTGCTCGCGCACTTCGACGAACTCGGCACGTCGTTCAAGTCCCGGGCGCGAAAACCGGAACCGGCGTTCTTCGCCGATGTCCACCGACACGCCCAGGCTGATCCCGGCGAGTGCGTGTTCGTCGACGACCTCCCCACGAACGTCGAAGCCGCTGAGAAGTTTGGTTGGAAGGGGGTTGTGTACCGCGCGGACGGGACGCTCCGGGACAAACTGCGGGCGGCGGGGGTGGATGTCGGTACAACATAA
- a CDS encoding WD40 repeat domain-containing protein → MPTSRQISRVALCAALFISVSGLPAQPPNAPDVVAVLKTHTETVEAVAVSPDGKFVATASFDKTVKLWDTATGKELRTYGGEQGHKGQVLCVAFSAKGDLLATGGADNSVRVWDVPVSAPVKTFATTGATMNVTVASDGKTFAVAGADGVVKVFPVGEEKGAIELKGHTGAVLGVGYLASGNVWVTAGADKLIRFFNGADGKLIASYGAGTADITGLAVRPDSQGAFTTSADGVLRFWQTPAQPTRTFPGLKEAVTAFYSTADGNTVLYATADKVVTIGSTSNNQAAGTFAGAKGNIESVALSPDTNTVVAGGADGQVIAWDRQGKPKGDVLAHAGGTTAAVFHPSQPILFTAGADGALKGWNLPLDTKLPKDKDGKEPSRTKYDIKAHTGKVTAALVNRANGQVITAGADKLIRVWDVTKPEKPVREIGPLAAPATTLTQSRDNLTLAASVGKDVLLWTLMDGKEAGKLTQPADVLSLSFNADKTRLLVGRSDNIAVLVDVATGTAYQTFLHTGAVRGVVAHPTTSAVITASADKSVVISPVTCTRLITLGKGKPAGVVVSPGSERVLSIGPGKDVVSWNTNNGTKERVFEAGGDATAVAISKDSQRVAVGVADGSIKVYTVSDAKLVGTIAAGGPVVGLAFQPTNTVLVALVKDKENNAVAWNVGFTPGQPVPAEFGRQIQTFPHPVAASAVAFSADGQFTITAADKQARRFRLATDVPVKTFQHPNLVDCVAFDDTGNVLATGCHDGVLRTYDLAKNAVLKQVNAHVTTAPQQVQNPIYAVLWSNDYKQIFTASYDKSIKLWDAAGGTLVREFKGAQDPALEPKKDDKAPPPKKDDGPSGHRDQVFGLALSKDGKFLASSSSDRTVKLWDVATGKVLRDFQNPDLKPVFPGEPAPSHPGWVHAVRFTPDGNQLVTAGAAPRGKSYLAVWSAADGKRVAGAERDFGPIHTMTIFPDGNRIVVGYSGVPRNKIDPAAAILKFPGK, encoded by the coding sequence ATGCCCACCTCACGCCAAATTAGTCGCGTCGCGTTGTGTGCTGCTCTCTTCATCTCAGTCAGCGGGCTGCCGGCTCAGCCCCCGAATGCCCCCGATGTCGTCGCGGTGCTGAAAACGCACACGGAAACAGTCGAGGCGGTCGCGGTCAGTCCGGACGGGAAGTTCGTTGCGACGGCGAGCTTCGACAAAACGGTGAAGCTATGGGACACGGCTACCGGTAAGGAATTGCGGACCTATGGGGGCGAACAGGGCCACAAGGGGCAAGTGCTGTGCGTCGCGTTCTCGGCGAAGGGCGATCTGCTCGCGACCGGCGGGGCGGACAACAGCGTCCGCGTTTGGGACGTTCCGGTATCAGCACCCGTGAAAACGTTCGCGACCACCGGCGCCACAATGAACGTGACGGTCGCGAGTGACGGCAAGACGTTTGCGGTGGCCGGTGCGGACGGTGTGGTGAAAGTGTTCCCAGTTGGTGAAGAGAAGGGCGCGATCGAACTGAAGGGACACACCGGTGCGGTTCTGGGAGTGGGTTACCTCGCTTCGGGGAATGTGTGGGTAACGGCGGGTGCGGACAAGTTGATTCGCTTCTTCAACGGTGCGGACGGGAAGCTGATTGCGAGCTACGGTGCGGGCACCGCGGATATTACGGGCCTCGCCGTTCGCCCCGATAGTCAGGGGGCTTTTACGACGAGTGCCGACGGTGTGTTGCGGTTCTGGCAGACGCCCGCACAACCAACGCGGACTTTCCCCGGACTCAAAGAAGCCGTGACTGCGTTCTATTCCACGGCCGACGGCAACACCGTGCTCTACGCGACCGCGGACAAAGTCGTGACGATCGGTTCCACGAGCAACAACCAGGCGGCAGGCACGTTCGCGGGCGCGAAGGGGAACATCGAGAGCGTTGCTCTGTCTCCGGACACGAATACGGTCGTTGCGGGCGGCGCGGACGGTCAGGTGATCGCCTGGGACCGCCAGGGTAAGCCAAAAGGCGACGTACTGGCGCATGCGGGCGGCACAACCGCAGCGGTGTTTCACCCCTCGCAACCGATCCTGTTCACCGCAGGTGCGGACGGCGCGCTGAAAGGGTGGAACCTGCCCCTCGATACGAAACTGCCGAAGGACAAAGACGGCAAGGAACCGAGCCGCACGAAGTACGACATCAAGGCGCACACGGGCAAGGTCACTGCGGCGCTGGTGAACCGCGCGAACGGCCAAGTTATCACCGCGGGCGCGGACAAGCTGATTCGTGTGTGGGACGTGACCAAGCCCGAGAAGCCGGTGCGCGAGATTGGCCCGCTTGCGGCCCCTGCAACCACACTCACCCAGAGCCGCGATAACCTCACGCTCGCGGCCAGTGTGGGTAAGGACGTGTTGCTCTGGACCCTCATGGACGGCAAAGAGGCTGGGAAACTGACGCAACCGGCCGACGTGCTCAGCCTCAGCTTCAACGCGGACAAAACGCGCTTGCTCGTCGGGCGCAGCGACAACATCGCGGTACTCGTGGATGTCGCAACGGGCACGGCTTATCAGACGTTTCTGCACACCGGGGCGGTGCGAGGAGTCGTTGCGCACCCCACCACTTCCGCCGTCATCACCGCGAGTGCGGACAAGAGCGTCGTGATTTCGCCCGTTACCTGCACACGCCTCATCACCCTGGGAAAAGGAAAGCCCGCGGGCGTAGTGGTGTCGCCCGGTAGCGAGCGCGTGCTGAGCATCGGGCCGGGTAAGGACGTCGTGAGCTGGAACACGAACAACGGCACGAAGGAGCGCGTGTTCGAGGCCGGAGGAGATGCAACGGCGGTTGCGATCTCCAAGGACTCGCAGCGCGTCGCGGTCGGTGTTGCGGACGGCTCCATCAAGGTCTACACGGTGAGCGACGCGAAGCTCGTGGGCACGATCGCCGCCGGCGGGCCGGTCGTGGGTCTTGCGTTCCAGCCGACGAACACGGTGCTGGTCGCGCTGGTCAAGGACAAGGAGAACAACGCGGTCGCGTGGAACGTGGGCTTCACTCCGGGGCAACCCGTGCCGGCTGAGTTCGGGCGCCAGATCCAGACGTTCCCGCACCCGGTGGCGGCGAGCGCGGTGGCGTTCAGTGCGGACGGCCAGTTCACTATCACTGCGGCCGACAAACAGGCGCGCCGGTTCCGTCTCGCGACCGACGTTCCGGTGAAGACGTTCCAGCACCCGAATCTCGTCGACTGTGTCGCGTTCGACGACACCGGGAACGTGCTCGCGACCGGTTGTCACGACGGCGTTCTGCGGACCTACGACCTCGCCAAGAACGCCGTTCTGAAACAGGTGAACGCGCACGTCACCACGGCCCCGCAACAAGTGCAGAACCCGATTTACGCGGTGCTGTGGTCGAACGATTACAAGCAGATTTTCACCGCGAGCTACGACAAGAGCATCAAATTATGGGATGCCGCGGGTGGGACACTGGTACGCGAATTTAAGGGCGCACAAGATCCGGCACTGGAACCGAAAAAAGACGACAAAGCGCCCCCGCCGAAGAAGGACGACGGTCCGAGCGGGCACCGCGACCAAGTGTTCGGACTCGCGCTCTCGAAGGACGGGAAGTTCCTCGCGTCCTCGTCGAGTGACAGGACGGTGAAACTGTGGGACGTGGCGACGGGGAAGGTTTTGCGCGACTTCCAGAACCCCGACCTCAAACCCGTGTTTCCGGGCGAACCCGCGCCGTCGCACCCGGGCTGGGTACACGCGGTGCGCTTCACCCCGGACGGGAACCAGCTCGTTACCGCGGGCGCGGCCCCGCGCGGGAAGTCGTACCTCGCCGTGTGGAGCGCAGCGGACGGCAAGCGCGTTGCCGGCGCGGAACGCGACTTCGGGCCGATTCATACGATGACGATCTTCCCGGACGGGAACAGAATCGTGGTCGGTTATTCGGGCGTTCCGCGGAACAAAATCGACCCGGCCGCGGCTATCCTGAAGTTTCCCGGGAAGTAG
- a CDS encoding sigma-54-dependent Fis family transcriptional regulator, translating to MDSDGTNPLFADPKRLLLDMAREHRLPELLRMVVERAAETPRVALARIWLAQRTADCAKCLTPTECNGRPTCLQLVASAGRSAVDPRVEWTRLDGAFRRIPLGVRKVGRIAATGEPIEVPNLSSPEPPEWVARPEWVRAEGIAGFGGQPLVHRGQVLGVLAVFARGAIGTECMSWLRTIADHTAAAIATARAFEQIEELRAKLELENEYLREEVTRTGAFGELVGGGPALEAVARQIDLVAPTDSAVLLLGESGTGKELVAREVHRRSKRSARPLVKVNCAAVPRELYESEFFGHAKGAFTGALRDRAGRFELADSGTLFLDEVGEIPLELQAKLLRVLQEGELERVGEERTRKINVRLIAATNRDLRAEAEAGRFRQDLYYRLSVFPVELPPLRKRGEDIPLLAEHFLALTARKLGRSKPRLTLANVQQLQRYHWPGNVRELQHVIERAVITADGSRLTIDLPVGSPGTTSKAAAVPAAGSEDRVLTDAEVRELEANNIRVALRQTKGKVSGPGGAAELLGVRPTTLASRIKVLGLAE from the coding sequence ATGGATTCCGACGGTACCAATCCGCTGTTCGCTGATCCCAAGCGGCTGCTGCTCGACATGGCTCGTGAGCACCGGTTGCCGGAACTACTGCGGATGGTGGTTGAGCGCGCCGCGGAGACTCCGCGTGTGGCTCTCGCGCGAATCTGGCTGGCGCAGCGGACCGCGGACTGTGCGAAGTGTCTGACGCCGACCGAGTGCAACGGGCGCCCCACGTGTCTCCAGTTGGTTGCCAGTGCGGGGCGGTCGGCGGTTGATCCGCGTGTCGAATGGACGCGGCTCGATGGTGCGTTTCGGCGCATTCCGCTCGGCGTGCGCAAAGTCGGACGAATCGCGGCGACTGGCGAACCGATCGAGGTGCCGAATCTTTCGTCGCCCGAGCCGCCCGAATGGGTCGCGCGGCCCGAGTGGGTGCGTGCGGAGGGCATCGCGGGGTTCGGCGGGCAGCCGCTCGTTCACCGCGGTCAGGTGCTCGGTGTGCTGGCCGTCTTCGCACGCGGAGCTATCGGCACCGAGTGCATGAGTTGGCTCCGGACCATCGCGGACCACACTGCTGCCGCAATTGCGACCGCGCGGGCGTTCGAGCAGATCGAGGAGTTACGCGCCAAACTGGAACTGGAGAACGAGTACCTGCGCGAAGAAGTGACGCGGACCGGCGCGTTCGGCGAGTTAGTTGGGGGCGGTCCCGCGCTCGAAGCGGTTGCGCGCCAGATCGATTTGGTCGCGCCAACGGATTCGGCCGTTCTTCTTTTGGGCGAGAGCGGTACCGGAAAGGAACTGGTCGCGCGTGAGGTTCACCGTCGGAGCAAACGATCGGCCCGCCCGCTCGTCAAAGTGAACTGCGCCGCGGTGCCGCGCGAACTGTACGAGAGCGAGTTTTTCGGCCACGCGAAGGGGGCGTTCACAGGAGCGCTGCGCGACCGGGCGGGGCGGTTCGAGTTGGCCGACAGCGGAACGCTGTTCCTCGACGAGGTGGGAGAGATTCCGCTCGAACTTCAGGCGAAATTGCTCCGCGTGCTTCAGGAAGGTGAACTGGAGCGCGTGGGCGAAGAGCGCACCCGCAAGATCAACGTGCGGCTCATTGCGGCCACCAATCGTGATCTCCGCGCCGAAGCCGAGGCCGGGCGGTTCCGGCAAGATCTGTACTACCGGTTGAGTGTGTTCCCGGTGGAGCTTCCGCCGCTCCGTAAACGCGGGGAAGATATTCCGCTATTGGCCGAGCACTTTCTCGCGCTGACCGCGCGCAAACTCGGGCGCTCGAAACCGCGACTCACGCTAGCGAACGTTCAGCAGCTTCAGAGGTACCACTGGCCCGGGAACGTCCGCGAGTTACAGCACGTCATCGAGCGCGCGGTCATTACGGCCGACGGCTCTCGTTTGACCATCGATCTGCCCGTCGGTTCTCCCGGGACCACGAGTAAAGCAGCTGCCGTACCTGCTGCGGGCAGTGAGGACCGCGTGCTGACCGACGCCGAGGTGCGAGAACTGGAGGCGAACAACATCCGCGTCGCGCTGCGCCAGACGAAGGGTAAAGTGTCCGGCCCGGGCGGGGCGGCCGAGTTGCTCGGGGTGAGGCCGACCACGTTGGCGTCGCGGATCAAAGTTCTGGGACTTGCTGAGTGA
- a CDS encoding D-alanyl-D-alanine carboxypeptidase family protein — MLRWPRSFAFAVTALSIVLAPVYSVEEKPLPAKAPAEKIDGPPVVSAKAWAVADGKTGKVLWGSKEHDPLAIASTTKIMTAHIVLRLAAENAKVLDEVVAFSEAADKTPGSSSDLKAGEKVTVRDLLFGLLLPSGNDAATAFAEHFGGRFKGEGKEDDAVAKFVAEMNRTAKALKMEEAKYLDPHGLSKNLASAHDLATLTFTALKNPLFAKYVQTRRHTCEVVDADGKKREVTWNNTNKLLDIEGYEGVKTGTTTAAGSCLVASGRYEGDHVLVVVLGCTSNDSRYADARNLFRWAWRERGHGSKGK; from the coding sequence ATGCTCCGATGGCCCCGCTCGTTCGCGTTCGCGGTTACCGCACTGTCGATTGTTCTCGCTCCCGTGTATTCGGTCGAAGAGAAACCGCTCCCGGCGAAGGCGCCCGCGGAGAAGATCGACGGCCCGCCGGTCGTGAGCGCGAAGGCGTGGGCCGTCGCCGACGGCAAGACGGGCAAGGTACTGTGGGGATCGAAGGAACACGACCCGCTCGCGATCGCGAGTACCACGAAGATCATGACCGCGCACATCGTGCTGCGCCTCGCGGCCGAGAACGCGAAGGTGCTCGACGAAGTGGTCGCGTTTTCCGAGGCCGCGGACAAAACGCCGGGCAGCTCTTCCGATCTCAAGGCCGGGGAGAAAGTGACCGTGCGCGACTTGCTGTTCGGCTTGCTGCTCCCGTCCGGCAACGACGCCGCGACCGCGTTCGCGGAACACTTCGGCGGACGCTTCAAAGGGGAGGGCAAGGAAGACGACGCGGTAGCGAAGTTTGTCGCCGAGATGAACCGCACCGCGAAGGCGCTCAAAATGGAAGAAGCCAAGTACCTCGATCCGCACGGGCTGAGCAAGAATCTCGCGAGCGCACACGACCTCGCGACGCTGACGTTCACCGCGCTCAAGAACCCTCTGTTCGCGAAGTACGTGCAGACGCGGCGCCACACGTGCGAGGTGGTCGACGCGGACGGCAAAAAGCGCGAAGTGACCTGGAACAACACGAACAAACTGCTCGACATCGAGGGGTACGAGGGCGTGAAGACCGGCACCACGACCGCGGCCGGCTCGTGTCTCGTGGCGAGCGGGCGCTACGAGGGCGATCACGTGCTCGTGGTCGTATTGGGCTGTACCTCGAACGACAGCCGCTACGCGGACGCGCGGAACTTGTTCCGGTGGGCGTGGCGCGAGCGCGGTCACGGATCGAAGGGGAAGTGA
- a CDS encoding carboxymuconolactone decarboxylase family protein: MSRLNQLHPDTATGRAKELLTAVKGKLGLVPNMTRAMANSPAVLDGYLQFSGALSKGVLSAKLREQIALTVSQANGCNYCLGAHSAVGKMVGLTAEQIRDSRLGTAVDPKTDAVLRFARRVVETRGRVDDGDVNEIREAGFGDDAIAEVIAHVALNVFTNYFNEAVKTDLDFPKAEALPDQRLQASTAE, from the coding sequence ATGTCTCGTCTCAACCAACTCCATCCCGATACCGCGACCGGCCGGGCCAAAGAACTGTTAACCGCCGTGAAGGGCAAACTCGGACTCGTCCCGAACATGACCCGTGCGATGGCGAACTCCCCGGCCGTTCTCGACGGCTACCTGCAATTCAGTGGCGCGTTGAGCAAGGGAGTGTTATCAGCCAAGCTCCGCGAACAAATCGCCCTCACGGTGTCTCAAGCGAACGGGTGCAACTACTGCCTGGGGGCGCACTCGGCGGTCGGCAAGATGGTCGGGCTGACGGCGGAACAGATCCGCGACAGCCGACTCGGGACCGCGGTCGACCCGAAGACCGACGCGGTTCTCCGCTTCGCCCGCCGCGTGGTCGAGACGCGCGGCCGAGTTGATGACGGCGACGTCAACGAGATCCGCGAAGCCGGTTTCGGTGACGATGCGATCGCCGAAGTCATCGCACACGTCGCGCTCAACGTGTTCACGAACTACTTCAACGAAGCCGTTAAGACCGACCTCGATTTCCCCAAAGCCGAAGCTCTGCCCGATCAACGGTTGCAAGCAAGCACTGCCGAATAG
- a CDS encoding DUF1559 family PulG-like putative transporter, producing MRRRGFTLIELLVVIAIIAILIGLLLPAVQKVRAAAARMQSANNLKQIALACHSFHDANNQLPDVDGKINNLTTPWGIGNGQTSVHTLLLPYLEQDNLYRVASQNGLIGITPDVPAAQKVKVFISPRDPSNPGDYWTDPWTTAHLLWGISNYAFNEAVFTEPYVTWNPKRKLTGIGDGTSNTVSFGEQYGLCADTGKLWAYYPPWDEHRGSLFHPGNLSSGTAPKWTAPSATPQNMPKVADCNPWNLQAMDAGGCQVGMFDGSVRTVSTSINSSTWYAAMFPNDGLVLGSDW from the coding sequence ATGCGTCGTCGCGGGTTCACGCTCATTGAACTGTTGGTGGTGATTGCGATTATCGCGATCCTCATTGGCCTTCTCCTCCCCGCGGTCCAAAAGGTTCGGGCGGCCGCGGCCCGGATGCAGTCGGCGAACAATTTGAAACAAATCGCGCTCGCCTGTCACAGTTTTCACGACGCCAACAACCAGTTGCCGGACGTGGACGGGAAGATCAACAATCTCACGACCCCGTGGGGCATCGGGAACGGGCAGACCTCGGTTCACACGCTCCTGCTCCCGTACCTGGAACAGGACAACTTGTACCGTGTCGCCTCGCAGAACGGGCTGATCGGCATCACCCCGGACGTCCCCGCGGCGCAAAAGGTGAAAGTGTTCATCTCCCCGCGCGACCCGTCCAACCCGGGCGACTACTGGACCGACCCGTGGACCACGGCCCACCTGCTGTGGGGCATCAGCAACTACGCCTTCAACGAGGCCGTGTTCACCGAGCCCTACGTGACGTGGAACCCGAAGCGCAAGCTCACCGGGATCGGCGACGGGACGTCCAACACCGTCTCGTTCGGCGAGCAGTACGGGCTGTGCGCCGATACGGGCAAACTGTGGGCCTACTACCCGCCGTGGGACGAGCACCGCGGGTCGTTGTTCCACCCGGGCAACCTCAGCAGCGGGACCGCCCCGAAGTGGACCGCGCCGTCCGCGACGCCACAGAACATGCCCAAAGTGGCCGACTGCAACCCGTGGAACCTCCAGGCGATGGACGCGGGCGGGTGCCAGGTGGGGATGTTCGACGGGAGCGTGCGCACGGTCTCCACGTCCATTAACAGCAGCACGTGGTACGCTGCCATGTTCCCGAACGACGGCTTGGTTCTCGGGTCGGACTGGTAA
- a CDS encoding serine hydroxymethyltransferase, with product MDILQQADPEVFAAVAGERQRQQIGLEMIASENYTSTAVMAAQGSCLTNKYAEGYPGKRYYGGCEFVDVVEKLAIDRVKQLFGGDHANVQPHSGAQANMAVFLAALQPGDTIMGLDLAHGGHLTHGMRLNFSGKYFKVVSYGVRKDDHRVDFDDLVAKAREHKPKLIIAGASAYPRTLDFAKFAEVSAEVGAPLMVDMAHISGLVAAKEHPDPVPHAAFVTSTTHKTLRGPRGGFILCKQEWADKINSAVFPGVQGGPLMHVIAAKAVAFGEALEPEFKQYAKQVLANAKVLAEELLAAGFPVVSGGTDTHLMLIDVTAKGSTGKLAEHALDAAGITVNKNMIPFDPRKPLDPSGIRLGTPALTTRGMKEPEMKQVARWITEVLTAGGDAAVTARVKGGVLELGKQFPAPSEPAVVGAK from the coding sequence ATGGACATTCTTCAACAGGCCGATCCCGAAGTGTTTGCTGCGGTCGCGGGCGAGCGCCAGCGCCAGCAGATCGGCTTGGAGATGATCGCGAGCGAGAACTACACCAGCACCGCGGTGATGGCCGCGCAGGGCTCGTGCCTCACCAATAAGTACGCCGAGGGGTACCCGGGCAAGCGGTACTACGGCGGGTGCGAGTTCGTGGACGTCGTGGAGAAGCTCGCGATCGACCGCGTGAAGCAGCTCTTCGGCGGCGACCACGCGAACGTGCAACCGCACTCCGGCGCCCAGGCGAACATGGCCGTGTTCCTCGCCGCGCTCCAGCCCGGCGACACGATCATGGGGCTGGACCTCGCCCACGGCGGGCACCTCACCCACGGGATGCGGCTGAACTTCTCCGGCAAGTATTTCAAGGTTGTCAGCTACGGGGTGCGGAAGGACGACCACCGGGTCGACTTCGACGACCTCGTTGCGAAGGCCCGCGAGCACAAGCCGAAGCTCATAATCGCCGGGGCGAGCGCCTACCCGCGCACGCTCGACTTCGCGAAGTTCGCCGAGGTGAGCGCGGAAGTCGGCGCGCCGCTCATGGTGGACATGGCGCACATTTCGGGCCTGGTCGCGGCGAAGGAGCACCCGGACCCGGTCCCGCACGCCGCGTTCGTGACGAGTACCACGCACAAGACCCTGCGCGGGCCGCGCGGCGGGTTTATCCTGTGTAAGCAGGAGTGGGCCGACAAGATCAACTCCGCGGTGTTCCCCGGGGTGCAGGGCGGGCCGCTCATGCACGTGATCGCGGCGAAGGCGGTCGCGTTCGGCGAGGCGCTGGAGCCCGAGTTCAAACAGTATGCCAAGCAAGTGCTGGCGAACGCGAAGGTGCTGGCCGAGGAGCTGCTGGCGGCCGGGTTCCCGGTCGTATCCGGCGGGACCGACACGCACCTGATGCTGATCGACGTGACCGCGAAGGGGTCGACCGGCAAGCTCGCCGAACACGCGCTCGACGCGGCGGGCATCACCGTTAACAAGAACATGATCCCGTTCGACCCGCGCAAGCCGCTCGACCCGTCCGGCATCCGGCTCGGTACGCCCGCGCTGACGACCCGCGGGATGAAAGAGCCCGAGATGAAGCAGGTCGCGCGCTGGATCACGGAAGTATTGACGGCCGGCGGCGACGCGGCCGTGACCGCCCGCGTGAAGGGCGGCGTGCTAGAATTGGGTAAGCAGTTCCCGGCACCGAGCGAACCGGCGGTGGTCGGCGCGAAGTGA
- a CDS encoding nuclear transport factor 2 family protein, with amino-acid sequence MNPSPSVIAPPFTLETATQKVRLAENAWNTRDPERVALAYTEDSVWRNRSEFPVGRDEIRAFLTRKWEKELGYRLVKALWAFTADHIAVRFRYEWHDHAGNWFRSYGNELWEFDERGLMRRREASINDLAIREDERTFFWPAPGPRPADHPGIPDVR; translated from the coding sequence ATGAACCCGAGTCCCAGCGTAATCGCTCCGCCGTTCACTCTGGAAACTGCCACTCAAAAGGTGCGACTGGCCGAGAACGCGTGGAACACCCGCGACCCGGAGCGCGTCGCGCTGGCCTACACCGAGGACTCGGTTTGGCGCAACCGGAGCGAGTTCCCGGTCGGGCGCGACGAGATCCGCGCGTTCCTCACCCGCAAGTGGGAGAAGGAACTCGGCTACCGGCTGGTGAAGGCGCTGTGGGCGTTCACCGCGGACCACATCGCGGTCCGGTTCCGCTACGAGTGGCACGACCACGCCGGGAACTGGTTCCGCAGCTACGGCAACGAGTTGTGGGAGTTCGACGAGCGCGGGCTGATGCGCCGGCGCGAAGCGAGTATCAACGACCTCGCCATTCGCGAAGACGAGCGCACGTTCTTCTGGCCCGCGCCCGGTCCCCGGCCGGCGGACCACCCGGGCATCCCGGACGTTCGGTAA